A stretch of Haloarcula marismortui ATCC 43049 DNA encodes these proteins:
- a CDS encoding DUF7558 family protein: MQQTLAGCAFCEAPSGIETGIAYTWGKEERVNHPICVDCAIQETPDPDDRDHYACDSCGLVVNALAALTRFRIELGHLEGPIQVCARCSPGGPATYWTRDLEAHIVSD; encoded by the coding sequence ATGCAGCAGACGCTGGCCGGCTGTGCCTTCTGCGAGGCTCCATCCGGGATAGAGACTGGGATCGCCTACACGTGGGGGAAGGAAGAGCGGGTCAACCACCCGATTTGCGTCGACTGTGCGATCCAAGAGACGCCGGATCCCGATGATCGTGATCACTACGCCTGTGACAGCTGTGGCCTCGTCGTCAACGCGCTCGCAGCGCTCACACGGTTTCGAATCGAACTCGGCCATCTCGAAGGCCCGATACAGGTCTGTGCGCGGTGTAGTCCAGGCGGGCCAGCAACGTACTGGACACGCGACCTCGAGGCACACATCGTCTCTGACTGA
- a CDS encoding HalOD1 output domain-containing protein — MAPSTPRDSDPSPDLLVEIVETLEAHGLPTDSYQLHDAVDVEALEQLLASSAGDVEVRFTVEGIQLAVTHDGVDVLLDEPAGAPD; from the coding sequence ATGGCACCCTCCACCCCGAGAGACTCAGATCCATCCCCCGATCTACTCGTTGAAATCGTCGAGACACTGGAAGCCCACGGGCTCCCCACCGACTCGTATCAGCTCCACGACGCTGTTGACGTCGAGGCACTCGAGCAGCTTCTCGCATCCTCAGCCGGGGACGTGGAAGTCCGGTTCACCGTGGAGGGGATCCAACTCGCCGTCACCCACGACGGCGTCGATGTCCTTCTCGACGAGCCAGCCGGGGCACCGGATTAG
- a CDS encoding AlbA family DNA-binding domain-containing protein, whose product MVKSGDVDQRWQDLLRNPREEVHREIKSWLDLSDNVDKANVAKAMLALANSGGGQILIGYEEVGESWEPDPSRPHPIDHYDQDTINGIVEKFAEPQFHCEVYHIEHPESGEVFPIIDVPGDHRVPIRSDSAGPEDQHVTYNTYYIRRPGPESAAPKTGREWDELIRRCVTASRDDLLDRMRTVLTGFEKGASEEEIDPLDQLASWTEAMREDWEANVMDEYGNMDNSPYRHGYWSFAYSLDSEFDQPSLSEFLDLLREVKGHETGWPAWLISEDQVHPRDETIEGWYTGGTFDDPAHADYWRASPDGMLFLLRGYQEDSKDELEPGTVLDYILPIWRVGECLLHAKRLGRELGEENTSVTVQARWTGLEGRTLGSIENRRGLFPPIERESHQATVTASQRFTVQDFEDALPEVVETLTQPLYQIFDFYEPPSDLIQNELDRMQSQ is encoded by the coding sequence ATGGTTAAATCGGGAGACGTGGATCAGCGGTGGCAGGATCTATTGCGTAATCCACGAGAAGAGGTCCATCGTGAAATCAAAAGCTGGCTTGATCTGTCTGATAATGTGGACAAGGCAAACGTAGCAAAAGCGATGCTCGCATTAGCGAATTCTGGTGGGGGTCAGATTTTGATTGGATATGAGGAGGTCGGTGAATCATGGGAACCGGATCCATCTCGACCACATCCGATTGACCACTACGATCAAGATACGATTAATGGGATCGTTGAGAAGTTTGCTGAGCCCCAGTTTCACTGTGAAGTATACCATATTGAACATCCAGAATCTGGTGAAGTCTTTCCAATTATCGATGTACCGGGAGACCATCGGGTGCCGATTCGATCAGACAGTGCTGGCCCTGAAGACCAACACGTTACCTACAACACATATTATATTAGGCGGCCAGGGCCAGAAAGTGCAGCACCGAAGACAGGACGTGAGTGGGACGAATTGATTCGGCGGTGTGTCACTGCCTCACGTGATGATCTGTTAGATCGAATGCGAACCGTACTGACGGGGTTCGAAAAAGGAGCAAGTGAAGAAGAGATTGATCCGCTGGATCAGCTTGCTTCGTGGACTGAGGCTATGCGGGAAGACTGGGAAGCCAACGTGATGGACGAGTACGGAAATATGGATAATTCACCCTATCGTCACGGGTACTGGTCATTTGCTTACAGTCTGGATTCTGAGTTTGATCAGCCATCTCTCTCTGAGTTCTTAGATCTACTACGGGAGGTGAAAGGTCATGAAACGGGGTGGCCGGCGTGGCTGATCAGCGAGGATCAGGTACATCCCCGCGATGAGACAATCGAAGGGTGGTATACCGGCGGAACATTCGATGACCCAGCGCACGCAGACTACTGGCGTGCATCCCCAGACGGGATGCTGTTCTTGCTTCGTGGCTATCAGGAAGACAGCAAAGATGAACTTGAGCCAGGTACAGTTTTGGATTATATTCTCCCAATCTGGCGAGTCGGTGAATGCTTGCTACATGCGAAGCGGTTGGGGCGAGAACTCGGTGAGGAAAACACGTCGGTCACCGTGCAAGCCCGATGGACGGGACTAGAGGGACGAACACTGGGCTCAATTGAAAATCGCCGTGGACTTTTCCCTCCGATTGAAAGAGAATCACATCAAGCGACAGTTACGGCCAGTCAACGCTTCACTGTTCAAGATTTTGAAGACGCTCTACCGGAAGTGGTTGAGACCTTGACCCAACCGCTATACCAGATCTTTGATTTCTACGAGCCGCCATCCGATCTAATCCAGAATGAGCTGGACCGGATGCAAAGCCAGTAA